In one window of uncultured Fretibacterium sp. DNA:
- a CDS encoding lysozyme inhibitor LprI family protein — MMMRKFLASLCWVGILAGSALALTDAEYREMLKDPGFAAADKALNQAWAEAKKVMPKAAFEALKKEQGVWVAKGRDTEAKELMEDGMEAPKAYALATEMRTEAIRAAADKAFLMGSPSGVQGFYVRKGKGGEDGWLKVYNRTLPNLEAKIEAVRETSPGNANVGELSGRGRLKDGVAEFVDPEAEEARMTVTFKGDTATVTTSLEFKQSGWCGMGVVLDGTYVRQKVKK, encoded by the coding sequence ATGATGATGAGAAAGTTTCTGGCATCGTTGTGCTGGGTTGGGATCCTTGCGGGGTCCGCGTTGGCCCTGACCGACGCGGAGTACCGGGAGATGCTGAAGGATCCCGGGTTCGCCGCGGCCGATAAGGCCCTGAACCAGGCCTGGGCCGAGGCGAAGAAGGTCATGCCGAAGGCCGCGTTCGAGGCGTTGAAGAAGGAGCAGGGTGTGTGGGTCGCCAAGGGTCGGGACACCGAGGCGAAGGAGCTCATGGAGGATGGGATGGAGGCCCCGAAGGCCTATGCCCTGGCCACGGAAATGCGGACGGAGGCGATCCGGGCGGCCGCGGACAAGGCCTTTCTGATGGGCAGCCCCTCCGGGGTGCAGGGATTTTACGTCCGTAAGGGGAAGGGCGGCGAGGATGGGTGGCTCAAGGTCTACAACCGCACCCTGCCCAATCTGGAGGCGAAGATCGAGGCCGTTCGCGAGACCTCCCCGGGAAATGCGAATGTGGGAGAGCTGTCCGGCAGGGGGCGCTTGAAGGACGGGGTTGCGGAGTTCGTCGATCCCGAGGCCGAGGAGGCCCGGATGACCGTGACCTTCAAGGGCGACACGGCGACGGTGACCACCTCGCTCGAGTTCAAGCAGAGCGGCTGGTGTGGTATGGGGGTTGTTCTGGACGGAACCTACGTGCGCCAGAAGGTGAAAAAGTAG
- the amrB gene encoding AmmeMemoRadiSam system protein B, translating into MASCTSSAWGAAGVLRPRPFLPGRGSVPRALQRLSLLPFLLLLLFLTLSASPALGSGEPPLVVGAVAPHHNVAGALIDRLYERIREQIPHPARVILIGPDHFMRARQNIVFSAADWRTPSGLLRADAEGASSLKGAALRQDGVPRRDHGITEHIPRIRKFFGDVPVLPLVVKSRATDLQVLRMRRALEALLRERGGVVILSMDLSHYKPRAESDAEDERTLAAIRAFRLDELNGLDVDCPRGARLLLTLLQSLGAVRSELLERSNSADFLPNASRTTGHATVLFSR; encoded by the coding sequence ATGGCAAGCTGTACGAGTAGCGCCTGGGGCGCGGCCGGGGTGCTCCGGCCGCGCCCGTTCCTCCCCGGCAGGGGCTCCGTGCCGCGTGCCCTCCAGCGTTTGTCCCTGCTCCCGTTTCTGCTCCTGCTCCTGTTCTTAACGCTCTCCGCCTCCCCGGCCCTCGGGAGCGGGGAGCCGCCCCTCGTCGTCGGGGCCGTCGCGCCCCATCACAACGTGGCGGGGGCCCTCATCGACCGCCTCTACGAACGGATTCGGGAGCAGATTCCTCACCCGGCGCGCGTCATCCTGATCGGGCCCGACCACTTCATGAGGGCGCGGCAGAACATCGTGTTCTCGGCGGCGGACTGGCGGACGCCCTCGGGACTCCTGCGGGCCGATGCGGAGGGGGCCTCGTCCCTGAAGGGAGCGGCCCTGCGCCAGGACGGCGTCCCCCGGCGCGACCACGGAATCACGGAGCACATTCCGCGCATACGCAAGTTCTTTGGCGACGTCCCGGTGCTGCCCTTGGTCGTGAAGTCCCGCGCGACGGACCTGCAGGTCCTGCGCATGCGAAGGGCCCTGGAGGCGCTCCTTCGCGAGCGCGGCGGCGTGGTCATCCTGAGCATGGACCTCTCCCACTACAAGCCCCGCGCGGAGTCCGACGCCGAGGACGAGCGCACCCTCGCGGCGATACGCGCGTTCCGCCTGGACGAGCTCAACGGGCTGGACGTGGACTGTCCGCGGGGCGCTCGGCTCCTCCTGACGCTCCTGCAAAGCCTCGGAGCCGTGCGGAGCGAGCTGCTGGAGCGCAGCAACTCCGCGGACTTCCTTCCGAACGCGAGCCGCACCACCGGCCACGCCACGGTGTTGTTCTCTCGTTGA
- a CDS encoding DUF3160 domain-containing protein: MKWLGFFVCVLCAALSFCELPAWAKGGTQYVVTARITPLFETVKAVKAAPGGGWKDIPYDEGIQGVLVYGDLVEGKPSSRKGWLSLSGPEGELGFVEAAALTPMPQYEPVDAKSYQVMKDGTAPFLLPGQRPVSDFHSFSLPRGAVVTAEGRAKDAEGTAWLLCIFGTDYSEGGSGSDRRGGWLPESELVDLSASKPELSRVEEDKLPAKLDAAERKALLKNGFYVDPKPVFIEYLNEDDMVDAYSSIDSLTPRFITADLPLHAFHLYFDRMLQKVEQKALLPRTFELLSAMNEALKDLPHDLESSELGRNAASMVVDYLILAMHLLTNGGAEIHDGIAGFAKGAMAGEGTGDNPFTGLPQDFTLFAPRGHYTLNEDFKAYFRTTYLLGTPFPLDDEGGAAATLLLCHILSVPQVQEKWRALYDPIRYLVGGSNVNTWDELAEALKPFNLGDLGDAGRVKELLEVLDKTGKASAIQKLPGKKFAVLPRRITFDAMIFDALTHPRTSTKEEKRALPDPLDVMAVLGSPQALDEVKPYEKFKDYGANLKALEERWPEYRSSTDGANVYTAWLSALRGYNVSEGAQQFFARTAAWGYKKLTTAEASMTELKHDTILYAEQSGAEMGDPGDDWEAGPFSQPFARGYVEPEPKLYRALAESARKILEFLTPMFPDEHEYYREKFSQFSEEMETLAGIADRALEDAMTPSDFLTILELSLPSVLPEDTYEVYGEKSQNQLRMALVADVATDASAGRALFMGVGAPRRLSVYVNDKSGGFRVTEGYMFSYYTFTQALEEGRMNDDRWKEIVYNPKRQNDLKKYLPAWHGKLYE, from the coding sequence ATGAAGTGGTTGGGATTTTTTGTGTGTGTCCTGTGCGCGGCGCTCTCGTTCTGCGAGCTGCCCGCGTGGGCCAAGGGCGGGACGCAGTACGTCGTTACGGCGCGCATCACGCCGCTGTTCGAGACCGTCAAGGCCGTCAAGGCCGCGCCCGGCGGGGGATGGAAGGATATTCCGTATGACGAGGGGATCCAGGGAGTGCTGGTCTACGGGGATCTCGTGGAGGGGAAGCCCTCCTCCCGAAAAGGGTGGTTGTCCCTGTCCGGCCCGGAGGGGGAGCTGGGATTCGTCGAGGCCGCGGCGCTGACGCCCATGCCCCAATACGAACCGGTGGACGCGAAGTCCTATCAGGTGATGAAGGACGGGACGGCGCCCTTCCTGCTGCCGGGCCAGCGCCCCGTCTCGGACTTCCATTCCTTCTCCCTGCCGCGAGGGGCCGTGGTCACCGCGGAGGGGCGGGCGAAGGACGCCGAGGGGACGGCGTGGCTGCTCTGCATCTTCGGCACGGACTACTCCGAAGGAGGCTCGGGATCGGACCGCCGCGGCGGCTGGCTTCCCGAGTCCGAGCTCGTCGACCTGTCGGCCTCCAAGCCGGAGCTGTCGCGGGTGGAGGAGGACAAGCTCCCCGCAAAACTGGACGCCGCCGAGCGCAAGGCGCTGCTGAAGAACGGATTTTACGTCGATCCCAAGCCCGTCTTTATAGAGTACCTGAACGAGGACGACATGGTGGACGCCTACAGCAGCATCGACTCGCTCACCCCCCGCTTCATCACCGCGGACCTGCCGCTCCACGCGTTTCACCTCTACTTCGACCGGATGCTTCAGAAGGTGGAGCAGAAGGCGCTGCTGCCGCGTACCTTCGAGCTGCTGTCCGCCATGAACGAGGCCCTGAAGGACCTGCCCCACGACCTGGAGAGCTCGGAGCTGGGGCGAAACGCCGCCTCGATGGTCGTCGATTACCTCATTCTCGCCATGCACCTGCTGACGAACGGGGGTGCGGAGATCCATGACGGCATCGCCGGATTCGCGAAGGGGGCGATGGCGGGAGAGGGGACGGGCGACAACCCCTTCACGGGGCTGCCGCAGGACTTCACCCTCTTCGCCCCGCGCGGGCACTACACTCTGAACGAGGACTTCAAGGCCTATTTCCGCACCACCTATCTGCTGGGGACGCCGTTCCCGCTGGACGACGAGGGAGGAGCCGCGGCCACGCTGCTGCTGTGCCACATCCTCTCCGTGCCGCAGGTTCAGGAAAAGTGGCGTGCCCTCTACGACCCCATCCGCTACCTGGTCGGCGGCTCGAACGTCAACACGTGGGACGAGCTTGCCGAGGCGCTGAAGCCGTTCAACCTCGGCGACCTGGGCGACGCGGGCAGGGTGAAGGAGCTCCTGGAGGTCCTGGACAAGACCGGAAAGGCCAGCGCCATCCAGAAGCTGCCCGGCAAGAAGTTCGCCGTACTGCCGCGCCGGATCACCTTCGACGCGATGATCTTCGATGCGCTCACCCATCCCCGAACGAGCACGAAGGAGGAGAAGCGAGCCCTGCCAGACCCGCTGGACGTCATGGCGGTCCTGGGCTCGCCCCAGGCCCTGGACGAGGTCAAGCCCTACGAGAAGTTCAAGGACTACGGGGCCAACCTGAAGGCGCTGGAGGAGCGGTGGCCGGAGTACCGCAGCTCCACGGATGGGGCGAACGTCTATACCGCCTGGCTCTCCGCCCTGCGCGGCTATAACGTCTCCGAGGGGGCGCAGCAGTTCTTCGCCCGCACCGCCGCCTGGGGCTACAAGAAACTCACGACGGCGGAGGCCTCCATGACCGAGCTGAAGCACGACACCATCCTCTACGCCGAGCAGAGCGGGGCCGAGATGGGGGACCCCGGGGACGATTGGGAGGCCGGGCCCTTCTCCCAGCCGTTTGCACGCGGCTACGTGGAGCCGGAGCCGAAGCTCTACCGTGCCCTGGCGGAGAGTGCGCGCAAGATCCTGGAGTTTCTGACCCCCATGTTTCCCGATGAGCACGAGTATTATCGCGAGAAGTTCTCCCAGTTCTCCGAGGAGATGGAGACCCTGGCCGGCATCGCGGACCGTGCGCTCGAGGACGCGATGACGCCGTCGGACTTCCTGACCATCCTCGAGCTGAGCCTGCCCTCGGTCCTGCCCGAGGATACCTACGAGGTCTACGGCGAGAAGTCCCAGAATCAGCTGAGGATGGCCCTGGTCGCCGACGTGGCGACGGACGCCTCGGCCGGCCGGGCCCTCTTCATGGGGGTCGGAGCGCCGCGCAGGCTCAGCGTCTACGTCAACGACAAGTCCGGCGGCTTCCGCGTGACGGAGGGGTATATGTTCTCCTACTACACCTTCACCCAAGCGCTTGAAGAAGGGCGCATGAACGACGACCGGTGGAAGGAGATCGTCTATAACCCGAAGAGGCAGAATGACCTCAAGAAGTACCTGCCGGCCTGGCATGGCAAGCTGTACGAGTAG